From Vibrio splendidus, a single genomic window includes:
- the punC gene encoding purine nucleoside transporter PunC, protein MNISKFQLVYLAVLSMLGFIATDMYLPAFKAMEVDFATGPEQIALSLTVFLGGMAMGQILWGLASDKYGHRNTLAVGLVIFTAASFGLAFSTEVWHLLTLRFIQAIGVCAPAVIWQAMVIKRYSQSSSQQIFATIMPLVALSPALAPQLGVLLADSFGWHSIFITLTLMGALLIATTMAQPKEAPEVKQTSIKTDIKALLHSKPYMGNVLMFASASAAFFAYLTGMPEIMAQLGYEAKDIGLSFIPQTIAFMAGGYFGKQAVKKYGDGVVLRNLIGLFSVAALLIFIASQWELTSIWPLLAPFCLIAVANGALYPIVVNRALSSAKQSPATAAGLQNSLQISISGLASALVATMASQALSATGIAVVICLGALWVGYIVSNKELSEHFATPDNSRVVADDKQD, encoded by the coding sequence ATGAATATTTCTAAATTTCAATTGGTCTACCTTGCAGTTCTTTCCATGCTTGGCTTTATTGCGACCGATATGTACCTTCCTGCATTTAAGGCAATGGAAGTCGATTTTGCAACTGGTCCAGAGCAGATTGCTCTGTCTCTAACCGTATTCCTTGGTGGTATGGCAATGGGTCAGATTCTTTGGGGCCTGGCGAGTGACAAGTATGGTCACCGTAATACGCTAGCGGTTGGTCTTGTTATCTTTACTGCAGCTTCATTCGGCTTAGCATTCAGTACCGAGGTATGGCACCTACTAACACTGCGCTTCATTCAAGCGATCGGTGTGTGTGCGCCTGCGGTAATTTGGCAAGCAATGGTTATTAAGCGTTACTCTCAAAGCAGCAGCCAGCAAATTTTTGCGACTATCATGCCTCTAGTAGCGCTATCTCCAGCATTAGCACCGCAACTGGGTGTGTTGCTAGCAGATAGCTTTGGTTGGCACAGTATCTTTATCACACTGACGCTAATGGGCGCATTGTTGATCGCAACGACCATGGCTCAACCAAAAGAAGCGCCAGAAGTAAAACAAACGTCGATCAAAACCGATATCAAAGCACTGCTTCATTCAAAGCCTTACATGGGTAATGTGTTGATGTTTGCTTCTGCGTCAGCAGCGTTCTTCGCTTACCTAACCGGCATGCCAGAGATCATGGCTCAGCTAGGTTATGAAGCAAAAGACATCGGTTTGAGCTTTATTCCACAAACCATTGCATTTATGGCGGGTGGTTACTTCGGTAAGCAGGCTGTGAAGAAGTATGGCGATGGTGTCGTACTAAGAAATCTTATTGGTTTGTTTAGTGTTGCTGCATTACTGATTTTCATTGCATCACAATGGGAACTGACTTCAATCTGGCCTCTACTAGCACCTTTCTGTCTAATTGCCGTAGCGAATGGCGCACTTTACCCAATCGTAGTAAACCGTGCCCTATCAAGCGCGAAACAGAGCCCTGCGACAGCGGCTGGCTTACAAAACAGCCTGCAAATCAGTATTAGTGGCCTAGCAAGTGCATTGGTTGCAACAATGGCAAGCCAAGCACTAAGCGCAACAGGTATCGCGGTAGTAATTTGTTTAGGTGCACTGTGGGTTGGCTATATTGTTTCGAATAAAGAGCTTTCTGAACACTTCGCAACACCGGATAACTCTCGAGTGGTTGCTGACGATAAACAAGACTAG
- the glmU gene encoding bifunctional UDP-N-acetylglucosamine diphosphorylase/glucosamine-1-phosphate N-acetyltransferase GlmU: MKFSAVILAAGKGTRMYSNTPKVLHTLAGKPMVKHVIDTCNGLGAQNINLVYGHGGDQMKATLAEESVNWALQAEQLGTGHAVDQASAHFADDEKVLVLYGDVPLISPQTIENLLDAQPNGGIALLTVVLDNPMGYGRIIRRNGPVVAIVEQKDATDEQKLIKEINTGVMVATGGDLKRWLSGLSNDNAQGEYYLTDVIAAAHDEGRAVEAVHPVSPIEVEGVNDRSQLARLERAYQAEQADKLLKQGVMLRDPSRFDLRGELQCGMDVEIDTNVIIEGSVSIGDNVVIGTGCVLKDCEIDDNTIVRPYSVIEGATVGEDCTVGPFTRLRPGADMRNNSHVGNFVEVKNTRLGEGSKANHLTYLGDAEIGQRVNVGAGAITCNYDGANKFKTIIGDDVFVGSDSQLIAPVTIGNGATVGAGSTVTRDVSENELVISRAKERKIADWKRPTKK, encoded by the coding sequence ATGAAGTTTAGTGCGGTAATTCTCGCAGCGGGCAAAGGCACTCGCATGTATTCAAACACACCAAAGGTTCTGCACACGCTGGCAGGTAAGCCAATGGTGAAGCATGTTATCGATACATGTAATGGTCTTGGTGCTCAAAACATCAACTTGGTTTACGGTCACGGTGGTGATCAGATGAAGGCTACTTTAGCTGAAGAATCGGTAAACTGGGCACTGCAAGCTGAGCAGTTGGGTACTGGCCACGCTGTGGATCAGGCATCTGCACATTTCGCTGATGATGAAAAAGTACTAGTGCTATACGGTGATGTTCCATTGATTTCACCTCAAACCATTGAAAACCTATTAGACGCTCAACCAAATGGTGGCATCGCGCTACTTACGGTCGTGTTAGACAACCCAATGGGCTACGGTCGCATTATTCGTCGTAATGGTCCTGTTGTCGCTATCGTTGAACAAAAAGACGCAACGGATGAGCAGAAGCTTATCAAAGAGATCAACACTGGCGTTATGGTGGCGACTGGTGGCGATCTGAAACGTTGGTTGTCTGGCTTAAGCAACGATAACGCACAAGGTGAATACTACCTGACTGACGTTATTGCAGCGGCTCACGATGAAGGTCGTGCTGTAGAAGCTGTACACCCAGTAAGCCCAATTGAAGTTGAAGGCGTGAACGACCGCTCTCAACTGGCTCGTTTAGAGCGCGCTTACCAAGCAGAGCAAGCCGACAAACTATTGAAGCAAGGCGTTATGCTACGTGACCCAAGCCGCTTTGATCTACGCGGTGAATTGCAGTGCGGTATGGATGTTGAGATTGATACTAACGTTATCATTGAAGGTAGCGTAAGCATTGGCGACAACGTGGTTATCGGCACCGGTTGTGTATTGAAAGACTGTGAGATCGATGACAACACCATCGTGCGTCCATACAGTGTAATTGAAGGTGCAACGGTCGGTGAAGACTGTACAGTTGGTCCTTTCACTCGTCTACGTCCTGGTGCTGACATGCGTAACAATTCGCATGTAGGTAACTTTGTTGAAGTGAAGAACACTCGTCTTGGTGAGGGTTCGAAAGCGAATCACCTTACTTACCTAGGTGATGCTGAGATCGGTCAACGTGTAAATGTGGGTGCGGGTGCGATTACTTGTAACTACGACGGTGCGAACAAATTTAAGACCATCATTGGCGATGACGTATTCGTTGGCTCAGATAGTCAATTAATTGCTCCAGTTACTATTGGTAATGGCGCTACCGTTGGTGCTGGCTCTACAGTAACTCGTGATGTTTCTGAAAATGAGTTAGTTATCAGCCGTGCTAAAGAACGTAAGATTGCTGATTGGAAACGTCCAACTAAGAAGTAA
- a CDS encoding F0F1 ATP synthase subunit epsilon → MAAITFHLDVVSAEKQIFSGLVETFQVTGSEGELGIFHGHTPLLTAIKPGMVRIVKQHGHEEIIYVSGGMVEVQPGTATVLADTAIRGEELDAAKAEEAKRKAVENIQNQHGDIDFAQAAGELAKAIAQLRVIELTKQRR, encoded by the coding sequence ATGGCAGCAATAACCTTTCACCTAGACGTTGTAAGTGCAGAGAAACAAATTTTCTCAGGCCTTGTTGAGACGTTTCAGGTGACCGGTAGTGAGGGTGAGCTTGGTATTTTCCATGGTCACACTCCACTGCTGACCGCTATCAAGCCTGGTATGGTGCGTATTGTTAAGCAGCACGGCCACGAAGAAATTATTTATGTTTCTGGTGGTATGGTAGAAGTTCAACCTGGTACAGCGACTGTACTGGCTGATACGGCTATCCGTGGTGAAGAACTAGACGCAGCAAAGGCGGAAGAAGCTAAACGCAAGGCTGTGGAGAATATCCAAAATCAGCATGGCGATATAGACTTCGCACAAGCGGCCGGTGAACTGGCTAAAGCCATTGCTCAGTTACGAGTTATCGAACTGACAAAACAGCGTCGTTAA
- the ilvA gene encoding threonine ammonia-lyase, biosynthetic has translation MSDDTSSPKKQSGADYLRQILRAPVYEAAIVTPLQDMPRLSARIGNQVQLKREDRQPVHSFKLRGAYNMVSSLSEQQKAAGVIAASAGNHAQGMALSGSKLGIQTTIVMPKTTPDIKVDAVRGFGGKVVLHGSNFDEAKAEAERLSAEHGFTFVPPFDHPLVIAGQGTMGMEMLQQNGHMDYIFVPVGGGGLAAGVAVLIKQLMPEIKVIAVEPEDSACLKAALDAGEPVVLDQVSMFADGVAVKRIGEETFRLCQQYIDGHITVSSDEICSAVKDIFEDTRAIAEPSGALALAGLKKFAEQNQLQNKQLATVLSGANTNFHGLRYVSERCELGEKREGLLAVTIPERQGAFLEFCNITGGRAVTEFNYRHNDESLANIFVGVRLQGGQEELEHIINDLREGGYPVVDLSDDEMAKLHIRYMIGGKPSKPLKERLYSFEFPEYPGALIKFLDTLGTHWNISLFNYRNHGADYGRVLCGFELGDDDLAQFSTHLEELGYQCKDETDNPSYKFFLS, from the coding sequence ATGAGTGATGACACCTCCAGCCCCAAAAAACAAAGTGGCGCAGATTATCTGCGCCAGATCCTGAGAGCTCCGGTTTACGAAGCGGCAATCGTGACACCTCTGCAAGATATGCCACGCTTAAGCGCTCGTATCGGTAATCAGGTTCAGCTAAAACGAGAAGACCGTCAGCCGGTACACTCGTTTAAGCTGCGCGGTGCTTACAACATGGTTTCAAGCCTTTCTGAACAACAGAAAGCAGCCGGTGTTATCGCAGCATCCGCAGGGAATCACGCACAAGGAATGGCGCTATCTGGCTCTAAGCTGGGTATTCAAACCACGATCGTGATGCCAAAAACGACGCCGGATATCAAGGTCGATGCGGTACGCGGGTTTGGCGGAAAAGTGGTTTTACACGGCAGTAATTTCGATGAAGCGAAAGCGGAAGCGGAACGTCTGTCGGCTGAACATGGCTTCACCTTTGTTCCTCCTTTCGATCACCCACTCGTGATTGCAGGGCAAGGTACGATGGGTATGGAGATGCTGCAGCAAAACGGCCACATGGATTATATCTTTGTACCGGTTGGTGGTGGTGGCTTAGCCGCTGGTGTTGCAGTGCTTATCAAACAACTGATGCCAGAGATTAAAGTGATTGCGGTAGAGCCTGAAGACTCGGCTTGCTTGAAAGCAGCACTGGATGCGGGTGAACCAGTGGTACTGGATCAGGTCAGCATGTTTGCTGATGGTGTTGCGGTTAAACGCATTGGTGAAGAAACCTTCCGTCTTTGCCAACAGTACATTGATGGTCATATTACCGTCTCCAGCGATGAAATTTGCTCTGCGGTAAAGGACATCTTTGAAGATACCCGTGCAATTGCTGAGCCTTCAGGAGCGCTTGCTCTGGCTGGCTTGAAGAAGTTTGCAGAACAAAACCAACTGCAAAATAAGCAACTAGCAACGGTACTGTCTGGTGCGAACACCAACTTCCACGGTCTGCGTTATGTCTCTGAACGTTGTGAATTGGGTGAGAAGCGAGAAGGTCTACTTGCGGTGACGATTCCAGAGCGACAAGGTGCGTTCCTAGAGTTCTGTAACATTACTGGTGGTCGAGCGGTGACTGAGTTTAACTACCGCCACAACGACGAAAGCCTAGCGAATATCTTCGTTGGTGTACGTCTGCAAGGTGGACAAGAAGAGCTCGAGCACATCATCAATGACCTACGTGAAGGCGGCTACCCGGTTGTCGATCTCTCAGATGATGAGATGGCAAAACTGCACATTCGCTACATGATTGGCGGTAAACCATCGAAACCTCTGAAAGAACGCCTATACAGCTTTGAGTTCCCAGAATACCCAGGTGCATTGATTAAATTCCTTGATACCTTAGGTACTCACTGGAATATCAGCCTGTTCAACTATCGTAACCACGGTGCCGACTACGGTCGTGTGCTGTGTGGCTTCGAGCTCGGTGATGACGATTTAGCTCAGTTCTCTACACACTTAGAAGAACTTGGCTACCAGTGCAAAGATGAAACAGACAACCCTTCCTACAAGTTCTTCTTGTCTTAA
- the ilvM gene encoding acetolactate synthase 2 small subunit has translation MKRYLLDIKADDKPVLLERVLRVIRHRGFIVKQVAGTQNHESKVASVEIIVDSDRPISFLVNQIEKLWDVRSVDVISISRNELPNNNLQQKINA, from the coding sequence ATGAAAAGATACCTATTAGACATCAAAGCCGATGATAAGCCTGTACTACTAGAGCGTGTTCTTCGTGTTATTCGTCACCGTGGCTTCATTGTTAAGCAAGTCGCGGGCACTCAAAACCACGAAAGCAAAGTGGCGAGTGTAGAGATCATTGTCGACAGTGACCGTCCGATCTCTTTTTTGGTAAACCAAATCGAAAAGCTGTGGGATGTACGTTCCGTTGACGTTATCTCTATCAGTCGTAATGAATTGCCAAATAACAACTTACAGCAAAAGATAAACGCATAA
- the punR gene encoding DNA-binding transcriptional activator PunR, with the protein MFSKSSLEMLDTVARLGSFTAAAEQLHKVPSAISYGVRQVEQELDVLLFRRLPRKVELTPAGELFIEEARQLLRQMEELSAQTRRAARGWKKTLRLTLDNVVKLDKMKPMIEEFYQTFEFAELQINMEVFNGSWEAIAQGRADVVIGATSAIPVGGDFEVKDMGRLDWAFVMSPSHPCVREQNLNEAFVSQYPAICLDDTSSVLPKRHTGHYASQRRLLLPNWYSAIECLKNGVGVGYMPRHIAAPIIEQGLLVEKILPEPSPQSHCCLVWRKDDNHKLIEWMVKYLGSSEQLHQDWLDHRKAL; encoded by the coding sequence ATGTTCTCTAAATCCTCGTTAGAAATGCTTGATACCGTTGCTCGCTTGGGCAGCTTCACTGCGGCTGCAGAGCAATTGCACAAAGTGCCATCGGCGATCAGCTATGGGGTTAGGCAGGTAGAGCAAGAGCTTGATGTTCTACTTTTCAGACGCTTACCAAGAAAAGTAGAGCTGACGCCTGCTGGGGAGTTGTTTATTGAAGAGGCTCGTCAACTGCTGAGACAGATGGAAGAACTCAGTGCGCAAACTCGCCGAGCTGCGCGTGGTTGGAAGAAAACCTTACGTCTAACCCTTGATAACGTGGTTAAGCTCGACAAGATGAAGCCTATGATTGAAGAGTTTTATCAAACCTTTGAGTTCGCTGAGCTGCAGATCAACATGGAAGTGTTTAATGGTTCTTGGGAAGCCATTGCACAGGGTAGGGCCGATGTCGTCATTGGCGCCACTTCGGCGATTCCGGTTGGCGGTGACTTTGAAGTTAAGGATATGGGGCGGTTAGATTGGGCATTTGTAATGTCACCCAGTCATCCGTGTGTGCGAGAGCAAAACCTTAATGAAGCCTTTGTTAGCCAGTATCCTGCGATCTGCTTGGATGATACCTCTAGCGTACTGCCAAAGCGTCACACTGGCCATTATGCGAGTCAGAGACGTCTTCTATTACCGAACTGGTACAGTGCGATAGAGTGCCTCAAGAATGGTGTTGGGGTGGGTTACATGCCAAGGCATATTGCCGCGCCTATTATCGAACAAGGCTTGCTGGTGGAAAAAATATTACCAGAGCCTAGCCCACAGAGTCACTGTTGTTTGGTGTGGCGAAAAGACGATAACCATAAATTGATCGAATGGATGGTCAAATATCTAGGATCAAGTGAACAGCTTCACCAAGATTGGTTAGATCATCGTAAAGCACTTTAA
- the ilvG gene encoding acetolactate synthase 2 catalytic subunit produces MKGAELVVSALKQQGIETVFGYPGGAIMPIYDALYDGGVEHILCRHEQGAAMAAIGMARATQDVAVCMATSGPGATNLVTGLADAFMDSIPLVAITGQVASSHIGTDAFQEMDVIGMSLSCTKHSYLVTDIEDLAPTLAEAFIVAKAGRPGPVIVDIAKDVQLAESPVKILPEFTPPAIPVVTTDAIEQAQYFLSQATRPVLYVGGGVQLAKATDAVREFLRLNPMPAVSTLKGLGTIERDDPHYLGMLGMHGTKAANLVVQESDLLIVVGARFDDRVTGKLDTFAPHAKVIHIDIDAAEFSKLRLADAPIRGDINKILPQLELSQDISSWVHHSEGLRSSFKWRYDHPGDLIFAPLLLKQLSDMMPASSIISTDVGQHQMWAAQHIQPRDPQNFITSAGLGTMGFGLPAAMGASVGRPDDQSILISGDGSFMMNIQELGTLKRRQIPVKMVLLNNSRLGMVRQWQSLFFDGRHSETILDDNPDFVMLAKAFDIPGKTITRKEEVEPALKEMLESKTAYLLHVLIDEEENVWPLVPPGASNSEMLENT; encoded by the coding sequence ATGAAAGGCGCAGAACTAGTCGTATCCGCACTCAAGCAACAAGGCATTGAGACCGTATTTGGTTACCCAGGTGGTGCCATCATGCCAATCTACGATGCACTTTATGACGGCGGTGTTGAACACATCCTTTGTCGCCATGAACAAGGTGCTGCAATGGCTGCTATTGGTATGGCGCGTGCAACACAAGACGTGGCTGTTTGTATGGCAACCTCAGGCCCAGGCGCGACTAACCTAGTAACTGGTCTTGCTGATGCTTTTATGGACTCCATCCCACTCGTCGCTATCACTGGTCAAGTTGCTAGCTCCCACATCGGTACCGATGCATTCCAAGAAATGGATGTGATTGGTATGTCTCTGTCATGTACTAAACACAGCTACCTCGTTACCGATATTGAAGATCTTGCGCCAACATTGGCTGAAGCATTTATCGTTGCAAAAGCAGGGCGTCCCGGTCCGGTTATTGTCGATATCGCTAAAGATGTTCAACTAGCCGAATCCCCTGTAAAAATTCTTCCTGAATTTACACCACCAGCCATTCCTGTTGTGACAACGGATGCTATTGAACAAGCTCAGTACTTCTTGTCTCAAGCGACTCGTCCTGTTTTATACGTAGGTGGTGGCGTTCAACTGGCGAAAGCAACCGATGCAGTTCGCGAGTTTTTACGCCTTAACCCAATGCCGGCCGTAAGCACACTGAAAGGCTTAGGCACTATCGAACGTGACGACCCGCACTACCTTGGCATGCTTGGTATGCACGGCACTAAAGCTGCTAACCTAGTGGTTCAAGAAAGTGACCTATTGATTGTTGTCGGTGCTCGTTTTGATGATCGAGTAACAGGCAAGCTTGATACTTTTGCTCCTCACGCAAAAGTTATCCATATCGATATCGATGCGGCAGAGTTCAGTAAACTGCGCCTTGCTGATGCGCCAATTCGTGGTGACATCAACAAGATCCTGCCTCAACTAGAACTGAGCCAAGACATCTCATCTTGGGTTCACCACTCAGAAGGCCTTCGTAGCTCATTCAAGTGGCGTTACGACCACCCTGGTGATCTGATCTTTGCTCCACTACTACTAAAGCAGCTATCAGACATGATGCCAGCAAGCTCTATCATTTCGACGGATGTTGGCCAACATCAGATGTGGGCTGCTCAGCACATTCAGCCTCGCGATCCACAAAACTTCATCACCTCAGCCGGTTTAGGCACTATGGGCTTTGGTTTACCAGCCGCTATGGGTGCATCGGTTGGCCGTCCTGATGACCAATCGATTCTTATCTCTGGTGATGGTTCATTCATGATGAACATCCAAGAGCTTGGCACGCTAAAGCGTCGTCAGATCCCAGTGAAGATGGTGCTTCTGAATAACTCTCGCTTGGGCATGGTTCGCCAATGGCAATCTCTGTTCTTTGATGGCCGACACAGTGAAACCATCTTGGATGACAACCCTGATTTCGTCATGCTCGCGAAAGCATTTGATATCCCGGGCAAAACCATCACGCGTAAAGAAGAAGTAGAGCCAGCATTGAAAGAGATGCTAGAAAGCAAAACCGCTTACCTACTTCATGTTCTTATCGATGAAGAAGAAAACGTATGGCCACTAGTACCGCCAGGTGCTTCAAACAGTGAGATGTTGGAGAACACATAA
- a CDS encoding branched-chain amino acid transaminase, protein MTAKTADYIWFNGEMVPWAEANVHVLTHAMHYGTSVFEGVRCYNTPKGPVIFRHPEHARRLKDSAKIYRFPIPFTEEEIMEATRETLRQNKLQSAYIRPLGFVGNVGLGVCPPENTEMDLIIAAFPWGSYLGEEALENGVDAMISSWNRAAPNTIPTAAKAGGNYLSSLLVGGEARRHGYDEGIALSVDGYLSEGAGENIFVIRNGVLSTPPATSAILPGITRDSIMTLAKDMGYEIREENIAREALYLADEVFMTGTAAEIVPVRSVDKITVGEGKRGPITEKVQAAYFGLFNGTTEDKWGWLDYVYPADHASASQTQTNK, encoded by the coding sequence ATGACAGCTAAAACAGCAGACTATATTTGGTTTAACGGTGAAATGGTTCCTTGGGCAGAGGCGAATGTTCACGTCCTGACTCACGCAATGCACTACGGTACTTCTGTGTTTGAAGGCGTTCGTTGTTACAACACGCCAAAAGGGCCGGTAATCTTCCGTCACCCAGAGCATGCAAGACGCCTAAAAGACTCAGCAAAAATCTACCGCTTTCCTATTCCTTTTACTGAGGAAGAAATTATGGAAGCGACTCGCGAAACGCTACGCCAAAATAAGCTACAGTCTGCGTACATACGTCCACTGGGCTTTGTCGGTAATGTTGGTTTGGGTGTGTGTCCGCCAGAAAATACTGAGATGGATCTGATCATCGCTGCGTTCCCTTGGGGTTCTTACCTAGGTGAAGAAGCGCTAGAGAATGGTGTAGATGCGATGATTTCAAGCTGGAATCGTGCCGCTCCAAATACTATCCCTACCGCTGCGAAAGCTGGTGGTAACTACCTATCTTCATTACTGGTTGGTGGTGAAGCTCGTCGTCATGGTTACGATGAAGGTATCGCACTGAGCGTCGATGGTTACCTTTCAGAAGGTGCTGGCGAGAACATCTTTGTGATTCGTAACGGTGTGTTATCAACGCCACCAGCAACCAGCGCGATTCTACCGGGCATCACCCGTGATTCAATCATGACACTAGCAAAAGACATGGGTTACGAAATCCGTGAAGAGAACATTGCTCGTGAAGCGCTATACCTTGCCGATGAAGTATTCATGACAGGCACAGCTGCAGAGATCGTTCCGGTTCGTAGTGTAGACAAAATTACAGTAGGTGAAGGCAAACGCGGTCCTATCACTGAAAAAGTTCAAGCAGCTTACTTTGGTTTATTCAATGGAACCACTGAAGATAAGTGGGGCTGGTTAGACTACGTTTATCCAGCAGACCATGCGTCAGCAAGCCAAACACAAACAAATAAGTAA
- the ilvD gene encoding dihydroxy-acid dehydratase — MPIYRSATTTHGRNMAGARALWRATGVKDDDFGKPIIAVVNSFTQFVPGHVHLKDMGQLVAGEIEKAGGIAKEFNTIAVDDGIAMGHGGMLYSLPSRELIADSVEYMVNAHCADAMVCISNCDKITPGMMMAAMRLNIPVIFVSGGPMEAGKTKLSDQIIKLDLVDAMIQGADPTISDEQSEQVERSACPTCGSCSGMFTANSMNCLTEALGLSQPGNGSMLATHADREELFINAGKRIVDLTKRYYEQDDESALPRNIANRAAFDNAMALDIAMGGSSNTVLHLLAAAQEGDIDFDMDDIDAMSRRVPHLCKVAPSTPKYHMEDVHRAGGVMAILGELDRAGLLNNQTRTVLGLSMQEQLAQYDIMQTEDEAVLKFFRAGPAGIRTTKAFSQDCRWDRLDDDRKEGCIRTKENAFSQEGGLAVLSGNIAVDGCIVKTAGVDEENLKFQGPAIVFESQDTAVEGILAGKVKAGEVVVIRYEGPKGGPGMQEMLYPTTYLKSMGLGKSCALLTDGRFSGGTSGLSIGHASPEAASGGVIGLVNTGDIITIDIPSRSITLDVPEAELEARRVKQDALGWKPENRQREVSFALKAYASMATSADKGAVRDKSKLEG; from the coding sequence ATGCCAATCTATCGTTCAGCAACGACAACCCACGGACGCAACATGGCTGGTGCGCGCGCTTTATGGCGTGCAACTGGCGTAAAAGACGATGACTTCGGTAAGCCGATCATCGCGGTTGTAAACTCTTTCACTCAATTTGTTCCAGGCCACGTTCACCTTAAAGATATGGGTCAGCTGGTTGCGGGTGAAATAGAGAAAGCGGGCGGTATCGCTAAAGAATTCAACACCATCGCAGTCGATGATGGTATCGCAATGGGCCACGGCGGCATGCTGTACTCACTGCCATCACGTGAGCTTATTGCAGACTCAGTAGAATACATGGTCAACGCACACTGTGCGGACGCAATGGTGTGTATCTCTAACTGTGACAAAATCACTCCGGGAATGATGATGGCTGCAATGCGCCTTAACATCCCAGTGATCTTTGTATCAGGCGGCCCAATGGAAGCAGGTAAAACCAAGCTTTCAGATCAAATAATCAAGCTCGACCTTGTTGATGCAATGATCCAAGGTGCCGATCCAACGATTTCAGATGAGCAAAGTGAGCAAGTAGAACGTTCTGCATGTCCAACCTGTGGTTCATGTTCAGGTATGTTCACAGCTAACTCCATGAACTGTCTAACAGAAGCACTTGGCCTATCTCAGCCTGGTAACGGTTCTATGCTAGCGACGCACGCAGACCGTGAAGAACTGTTCATCAATGCCGGTAAGCGCATCGTTGATCTAACCAAGCGCTACTACGAGCAAGACGACGAATCAGCACTGCCACGCAACATCGCAAACCGCGCAGCCTTTGATAATGCGATGGCGCTTGATATCGCAATGGGTGGTTCTAGTAACACCGTTCTTCACCTTTTAGCGGCCGCTCAAGAAGGCGACATTGATTTCGATATGGATGATATCGATGCGATGTCTCGCCGTGTTCCACACCTATGTAAAGTGGCACCTTCAACACCGAAATACCACATGGAAGACGTTCACCGTGCTGGTGGCGTAATGGCTATCCTAGGTGAGCTTGATCGTGCTGGCCTACTGAATAATCAAACTCGCACCGTACTTGGCTTAAGTATGCAAGAGCAGCTCGCTCAATACGACATCATGCAAACAGAAGACGAAGCCGTGCTTAAGTTCTTCCGTGCAGGTCCTGCAGGCATCCGTACCACCAAAGCCTTCTCACAAGATTGCCGTTGGGATCGTCTAGATGACGACCGCAAAGAAGGTTGTATTCGTACCAAAGAGAACGCATTCAGCCAAGAAGGAGGCCTAGCGGTACTTTCAGGTAACATCGCCGTTGATGGTTGTATCGTTAAGACCGCGGGTGTTGATGAAGAAAACCTTAAATTCCAAGGTCCTGCAATCGTATTCGAAAGCCAAGATACGGCAGTAGAAGGCATCTTAGCGGGTAAAGTAAAAGCAGGCGAAGTGGTTGTCATTCGTTACGAAGGTCCTAAAGGCGGCCCGGGTATGCAAGAAATGCTCTACCCAACGACTTACCTAAAATCGATGGGTCTAGGCAAGTCTTGTGCTCTTCTAACCGATGGTCGTTTCTCTGGTGGTACATCAGGTCTGTCTATCGGTCACGCTTCTCCAGAAGCAGCAAGCGGTGGTGTAATTGGTCTAGTGAACACAGGCGATATCATCACTATCGATATCCCTAGCCGCTCAATCACGCTTGATGTTCCTGAAGCAGAACTAGAAGCGCGTCGTGTTAAGCAAGATGCTCTAGGCTGGAAACCAGAAAACCGTCAACGTGAAGTGTCTTTCGCACTGAAAGCTTACGCAAGTATGGCGACCAGTGCCGACAAAGGCGCTGTGCGTGATAAGTCTAAGCTTGAGGGCTAA